From one Plantibacter flavus genomic stretch:
- a CDS encoding LacI family DNA-binding transcriptional regulator has product MGRVGIREVATLADVSMGTVSHYINHPDRVSPEKQERIQRAIDQLGFVRNNAAWQLRLGRSGTIAYIAPDVSNPFFATIAEGVEQRAAEDGLSVFIANSNRSREREDAYLGMFEAQRVQGMLVASHESVEERLTSIRQRGIPSVLVGQLASSPDQPSVSVDDVRGGFLAAEHLLATGRRRLAFVGGPLGIRQVADRFEGASAAVAAVPGATLEVIAGTERTIAEGRELGRAIASRPPEARPDAVFAVNDLLALGIMQTLVVEHGVRVPDDLAIVGYDDIEFAESSIIPLTSVRAPHEGFGVAAVELLLGEFAVAEGAPIPPLSARHLVFQPELVVRASTRE; this is encoded by the coding sequence ATGGGACGAGTCGGTATCCGCGAGGTCGCGACGCTCGCCGACGTCTCCATGGGCACGGTCTCCCACTACATCAACCACCCCGACCGCGTCTCGCCCGAGAAGCAGGAGCGCATCCAGCGGGCCATCGACCAGCTCGGGTTCGTCCGCAACAACGCCGCCTGGCAGCTGCGTCTCGGCCGGAGCGGCACCATCGCCTACATCGCGCCCGACGTCAGCAACCCGTTCTTCGCGACGATCGCAGAGGGGGTCGAACAGCGCGCCGCCGAGGACGGGCTCTCCGTCTTCATCGCGAACTCCAACCGCAGCCGTGAGCGCGAGGACGCCTACCTCGGCATGTTCGAGGCGCAGCGGGTGCAGGGCATGCTCGTCGCGTCGCACGAGTCGGTGGAGGAGCGGCTGACGAGCATCCGGCAGCGGGGCATCCCTTCGGTCCTCGTCGGGCAGCTGGCCTCCTCGCCGGACCAGCCCTCGGTGTCCGTCGACGACGTGCGCGGTGGGTTCCTCGCGGCCGAGCACCTGCTGGCGACCGGTCGTCGGCGACTCGCCTTCGTCGGTGGTCCACTCGGCATCCGTCAGGTCGCCGACCGGTTCGAGGGGGCGAGCGCCGCCGTGGCCGCCGTGCCCGGGGCGACCCTCGAGGTGATCGCGGGCACCGAGCGAACGATCGCCGAGGGCCGCGAGCTCGGCCGGGCCATCGCCAGCCGCCCGCCCGAGGCGCGTCCAGACGCCGTGTTCGCGGTGAACGACCTGCTCGCCCTCGGCATCATGCAGACGCTCGTCGTCGAGCACGGGGTCCGCGTCCCGGACGACCTCGCGATCGTCGGCTACGACGACATCGAGTTCGCGGAGTCGTCGATCATCCCGCTCACCTCCGTGCGCGCACCGCACGAGGGGTTCGGTGTCGCCGCGGTGGAGCTGCTCCTCGGCGAGTTCGCCGTCGCGGAGGGTGCGCCGATCCCGCCGCTGTCCGCGCGCCACCTCGTCTTCCAGCCCGAGCTCGTCGTCCGGGCCTCAACGCGCGAGTAG
- a CDS encoding carboxymuconolactone decarboxylase family protein, which produces MTTGPEDMTRLERGKAKFDEVYGEGKSEGLVAMQTGLAQDLARFGIEFNFGDIYSRPGLTLAQRELITLAALVALGGLEPQLRGHTRGAINVGCTATEILETVIHTVQYAGFPRALNAIRVVTDALIEVGVEIPEPLGPEPHRGQD; this is translated from the coding sequence ATGACGACAGGACCAGAGGACATGACGAGACTCGAGCGCGGCAAGGCGAAGTTCGACGAGGTGTACGGCGAGGGGAAGTCGGAGGGGCTCGTCGCGATGCAGACCGGGCTCGCGCAGGACCTTGCGCGCTTCGGCATCGAGTTCAACTTCGGCGACATCTACTCCCGGCCGGGGCTCACGCTGGCGCAGCGGGAGCTCATCACCCTCGCGGCTCTCGTCGCGCTCGGTGGGCTGGAACCACAGCTGCGCGGCCACACCCGCGGTGCGATCAACGTCGGCTGCACCGCGACGGAGATCCTCGAGACGGTCATCCACACCGTGCAGTACGCGGGGTTCCCACGTGCGCTCAACGCGATCCGGGTCGTCACGGACGCCCTCATCGAGGTCGGCGTGGAGATCCCCGAGCCCCTCGGACCGGAGCCGCACCGCGGTCAGGACTGA
- a CDS encoding SDR family NAD(P)-dependent oxidoreductase, whose product MRLQGKRAVITGAAGALGRVIAQKLAAEGADVAGLDLNAAGLEETAELVRAHGVRAASATADLTDFDAVQAAVGGIVDEWGGVDILLNGAGGGAVSFFHEMTYETWMTQMDRNLNSVFNVTRAVLPSMLEQRSGRIISIASIAAVSGGRLVRGATAYAAAKAGVVGLTKALAIEVAEQGVTVNALAPGAQATPGRDNDTPERREALLAQIPTRLLGEPEHLAETVVFLASPAAVNLTGLILPLDGGHSI is encoded by the coding sequence ATGAGGTTGCAGGGCAAACGAGCCGTCATCACCGGGGCAGCAGGAGCGCTCGGCCGGGTGATCGCCCAGAAGCTCGCCGCGGAGGGGGCCGACGTCGCCGGCCTCGACCTCAACGCCGCCGGGCTCGAGGAGACGGCGGAGCTCGTCCGTGCACACGGGGTGCGGGCCGCATCGGCGACGGCCGACCTGACCGACTTCGACGCCGTCCAAGCTGCCGTCGGCGGCATCGTCGACGAGTGGGGCGGGGTCGACATCTTGCTGAACGGTGCGGGCGGCGGCGCGGTTAGCTTCTTCCACGAGATGACGTACGAGACCTGGATGACCCAGATGGACCGCAACCTCAACTCGGTGTTCAACGTCACGCGCGCGGTCCTGCCCTCGATGCTCGAACAGCGCTCCGGTCGCATCATCAGCATCGCATCCATCGCCGCCGTCAGTGGCGGACGCCTCGTGCGCGGGGCGACGGCCTACGCCGCGGCCAAGGCCGGCGTCGTCGGACTCACGAAGGCGCTCGCGATCGAGGTCGCCGAGCAGGGGGTCACCGTCAACGCGCTCGCCCCCGGAGCCCAGGCGACCCCCGGCCGCGACAACGACACCCCGGAGCGTCGCGAGGCGCTCCTCGCGCAGATCCCCACCCGGCTGCTCGGCGAGCCGGAGCACCTCGCGGAGACGGTCGTCTTCCTCGCCTCACCCGCCGCCGTGAACCTCACCGGCCTCATCCTGCCGCTCGACGGCGGACACTCGATCTGA